The Winogradskyella schleiferi genome contains the following window.
AAAACAGAATAAATGAATAATGAATCAAGGGATTCCTCAGATTCATTTTCATTTTTCCATATACGTTTTGTGATTTGAAAGCCCAAAATAAAGGCAACAATCCACATGAGACTATAAAAGTGAAGTTTAAAAAAACCTAAATCAATAAACTTAATAGGATCCCAATCGATTTGTAATAAAAACATAGATATTCTCTTTATTCGGTAAATATAATATTTTGAAACCTTTTGAAAACCGGATTAACTTAAAATTAGTCTTCTTTCGGAGGAACAGGATCAAAACCACTGCCTCCCCAGGGATGACAACTAAAAATCCGTTTTATGGCCAACCAACCGCCTTTAAAAAAACCATGAACTTCAAGAGCTTCTTTTGCATAATGAGAACATGTTGGTTGATATCTGCAAGTGGCTGGAGTGAAAGGGGATATAACGGTCTGATAGACTTTAATTAAGAAGAGGAAAGGATATGTTAGAATTTTTTTGATGAGTGAAAGCTGTTTAATTGATTTTCTTTGAGTCGTTAGAGAGTTTTGTTATAGACCAAATGCTCTCGGCATACTTTTGTGTAGAACATTATCAAGACATTTAGCGTGTGCACAAACAGACTGTTTGTCATCCGATTCTCTATCAATATTTATCGTAATTTCTATAGCCTTATCAAGCAACAAGTAGTTTCCACAAAAGCAACATAAAACTTCTTGTTCTTTCGTTTTCATATAATTTTTTTCTATTATAAAGTTTATTTTGATTGTTTATTTGAAACGACAAATCAATTCACAGCAGTGAGCGACATCTCAACGACAAACAACCTCACAACTTAACAGTTATTAGAAAGTAAACGTCGTCCCTTCCCGACTATCATTTAATTGAATGCCTGCTTCAGCCAATTCATCTCTAATCTTATCAGACAAAGCAAAATCTTTATTCAGTCTTGCTTCTTTTCTGAGTTTAATTAAAATTTCTACTGCACCAGATAATTTATCACTTCCAGTACTTTCTTTCGAAATATTTACCAAACCAAGAACATCAAAAACGAAGGTTTTAATTGTTTCTTTTAACAATTCTAAATCATCAGATGTGATACTCGCACTTCCATCTTTCACTTGATTGATGAATTTTACACCCTCAAATAATGTGGCAATTAAAATCGGCGTATTAAAATCGTCATTCATCGCGTCGTAACATTTCTGCTTCCATTCCGCAATATTAAATGAAGATGAAGAACTGGTTTTCAACTTATCGATTAAGCCAATGGCATCCATAAATCTGTGGAATCCCTTTTCGGCAGCTGCTAAACCGTCATCCGTTAAATCCAAAACACTTCTATAGGAAGCTTGCATCATAAAAAAACGAATGACACTTGGATTATAGGCTTTAGACATAATATCGTTGTCGCCAGAAAGTAATTCCGCCGGATTAATATAATTTCCAGTTGACTTACTCATTCGAGCGCCATTGAGCTCTAGCATATTGGCATGCATCCAATATTTTACAGGCGCTTGACCTTTTGCGGCTTGGTTTTGAGCAATTTCACATTCGTGATGTGGGAATTTTAAATCCATTCCACCACCATGAATATCAAAGTAGTCACCCAAATATTTAGTACTCATAGCAGTACATTCTAAATGCCAACCTGGGAAACCATCGCTCCAAGGTGAAGGCCAACGCATAATATGGGTAGGTTCTGCTTTTTTCCAAAGGGCGAAATCCTGTGGGTTCTTTTTATCACTCTGACCATCAAGTGCACGCGTATTATGAATTAAATCTTCTAACTTACGTTTGCTTAAAATACCGTATTCGTTGGATTCATTGTACTTGTGAACATCAAAATAAACTGAACCATTAACAATATACGCGAAGCCATTATCAATTATTGATTGAATCAGTTCAATTTGCTCAATGATATGACCCGTAGCAGTGGGTTCGATACTTGGTGGTAAAAAATTAAATGTGTTGAGCACGTTATGAAAATCCACCGTATAACGTTGTACAATTTCCATAGGTTCAATAGCTTCTAATCGTGCTTTTTTCGTGATTTTGTCCTCACCAATATCGCCATCATTTTCTAAATGTCCAGCATCTGTGATATTTCGGACATAACGCACTTTATAACCTAAATGTTTAAGATATCGAAAAATCATATCGAAAGACATAAATGTCCTCACATTACCCAAATGGACGTTGCTATAAACGGTTGGTCCACAAACGTACAAACCTACATAGCCGTCAGCTATAGGTTGAAAAATCTCTTTTTCTCCTGAAAGGGTATTGTATATTTTTATTTGTTGTTGATTAAATAGAGACATGATGAGCTTTTGAAAAATGAATCAATTAATTGAATTTGCTAATTGGGATAAGCACTCTAAAAATGTGTGTCCAGTTTAATATAGTCTAAAAACTCTCTTCTCGTTTCTTTTTCCTTGAATTTACCTCCAAATTCTGAAGTGACTGTACTGCTTTCAATATCTCTAATACCACGAGAGTTCACACATAGATGTTTGGCATCAATGACACATGCGACGTCTTCAGTATTTAAAACATTCTGAAGTTCTTTTACAATTTGAATTGTTAAGCGTTCTTGAACCTGTGGTCTTTTAGCAAAGTAATCAACAATTCTATTCATTTTAGAAAGTCCAACAACAGTTCCGTTAGAAATATAGGCCACATGTGCGCGTCCAACTATAGGTAATAAATGATGCTCACAAGTTGAATAGACCGTGATGTTTTTTTCAACTAGCATTTCACCATATTTGTATTTATTGTCAAATGTGGATGCGCTTGGTTTTTTATCAGGATCTAAACCACCAAAAATTTCATTGACAAACATTTTTGCAACTCTATTAGGTGTTCCTTTTAAGCTATCGTCACTCAAGTCTAGTCCTAAAGTTTCTAAAATATGTTTAACATCATCTTTAATGATATCAATTTTATCATTTCGAGAAAGTTTAAAAGCATCAGCTCTCAAAGGGGTTTCGCTAGAAGAACCTATGTGGTCATCTCCTAGGGCATCAATATCATTAAAATCACTTTCAATTTTCATTGTAAAATAATTGGTTATCTATTCTTTAAAACGAAATGCAAAGATAAACAATAAAAATAGTTTCATTGAGGTAGGAGTTTTATAATTAAGACTGTTATATATATAAACTCGTTCAAGTGTCAATATCATTGACGAATTAACACCTGTTTGATTTTAATTTTATTAATTTTCGAAATTCTAAAATTTTGATTTTACCATGAAAAAATTACACCTTATTCTACCTTTATTATTTTTTAGTATAGCGACTTTTAGTCAAGTTAAAACTGGCACCTCAATTCAATATCCAGAAAATGTTGAAGCTCCTCTTACGAAGAAGGAAAAGGCTATGATTGAAGACGTATATCAATCTAAAACCAAGGAGTTGGTTTATGATAATGAGCAATTTTTAAAAGATATAAAACACCTCTTAAGAAATAGAATTACAATTTACAAAGATAGTAATCCTAAAACTCAGAAAAAGGGTATGTTACTTTCTGATGCACCTTTATTTAATGAATATAATAAAGATTTAAAACGGGATGTTGATTTCGATGTAGAAGATTTCAATCCTTTGAAATATCAATTGGATTTTTTTGCCAATGGAACTTACGTTTACCGTGTTGACGATACCGATTATTTTATTCAGGTGACTTCACAACATAGAAAAATTAAAAAATAATACGAACTGATAAATCAGTATAATGAAAAATATTTTACTCTTAGTTACGCTTATATTAACAAGTTTAAGTTTCTCCCAAGATATATTAATGGAAAATGGCACCTTCACACGCTGTGCTCCCGATAAATTTTATGATTCAGGAGGACAATTTGGTAATTATTCAGATGATGAAAATTTGGTTACCACTATATGTCCGCAAAATGCAGGTGAATTTATTATGGTCGATTTTACTCAGTTTAATGTACAACCGAACTTCGATTTTTTAACTGTTTATGACGGTGACGATATAACCGCAGATGTTATTGGAACGTATTCTGCCAATTCGCCTGGTATGGTCTCTGCAACAGCAAGTAATACCTCAGGATGCTTAACATTTGCTTTTACCAGTAATGGGGTAATAAACATTAATGGTTGGGAAGCCAATATTATATGTGCTGTACAATGTCAAACCATTACCGCATCTATTGATGCTACAATTCCACCTGCTGTTTCTGGAACTATTGAGGTAGATCCAAGTGAATTAATTACATTTGAAGGAAGTGCTACATTTTCAGATGATGGAACTGGAGCAACTTATACTTGGGATTTTGGTAATGGTGTTACTCTTGATGGTGAGGATGTTAATTATGCTTATACTAATCCTGGTACGTATACGGTAACTTTTACGGCTACAGATACTAATCCTGTGGGTTGTTCAGATTCTACGAGCACTTTCCAAGTTGTTGTTTTAGATAATGACACGTGTGCAGGTGCTTTGCCTATTTGTGGTGACATTGAAGATGTGCCTTCACCTGTTGGATCTGGTGCAGCTGAGTCTGGTATTGATTATGGGTGTTTGGGTTCGCAACCTAGACCAAGATGGTATTTTTTGCAGACAGGTGATATTCCTGGCGATTTAAGTTTTACTTTGACTCAAACTAATGGTCAAGGTGGTACAGGTGGTGGTAATGATGTAGATTTTATTATCTGGGGACCTTTTTCTCAACCTGAATGCGGATCGGCAAATTTGAATTCTACAACCCAAGTAGATTGTAGTTTCTCAGCTGCGGCAACAGAACAAATAGATATACCTAATGCACCTGCCAATCAATATTATGTGCTATTGATAACTAACTATAGTCAGTCTGCTGGTTATATTAACTTAGAATTAAATGAAGATCCTAATTCGGATGCGACTACCAACTGTGATATTATATGTCAGGTAGATTTAGGTGAAGATCAAGAACTTTGTAATGGAGATAGTTATACTATTGAACCTGATTTCAATGGTGCCTTTAATTCATTTGAATGGCAGTTAGATGGTGAGACAATTCCAGGTGAAACAGGTTCTACCTTAACAGTTACAGAATCGGGAACATATACTTTACTTGTTGAAGGATTAGATGCTGTCTTTGGAGATCCATGTTCTACTCAAGATGATATTGAAATTGCTATTGTTCCTCCATTCAGTTTAAATGATATTTCAGTTACTGAATGTGGTCAAACGGCAACTACAGCTGATTTTAACTTGGATGCAGAGATAGTTGATATATTAAGTCCATTAGATCCAGCTGATTATACGGTTTCTTTTCATAATAATTTAGATGATGCTGAAAATGCTGTCGCTGCCATTACAGGAACAAATCCGTATAGCGGAACTGATGGTGAAATTATTTATGTAAGAGTGGAAGCTACTGGTACAAATTGTTTTTCTACCAGTATGGTGACTTTAGCTGCATCATCTCAACCCACCATTAATCCAGCTTCAGATTTGGAGCTATGTGATGATGTAAGCAATAACGGAACCGAGCAGTTTGATTTAGATAGTCAGACCTTAGTCGTTTTGGGAACTCAAGTAGCTGCGGATTTTAATGTTACGTATCATCTAAGTTTCGACGAAGCGGATATGGGCAATAACGCTTTGCCATTGTCATATACCAATACAATGAACCCACAGCCGATATACGTAAGGATAGCGAGCGCGAGCGACGTAAGTTGTTATAATGCCTCGACGGATCCTGTATTCGACTTGGTGGTGAATGCAAGAGCCATTGCCAACACGCCTCCCGATATGCTGGAATGCGACACCGTTGGTAATGACGGTTTAGAGACCTTCGACCTTAGTAGCCAAGAAGCGGTTATTTTGGGCGACCAAGATCCAGGAACTTTCTCGGTAACGTTCCACAATACCATAGATGATGCAGAAAATGGTGTGGCAAATCTGCCTACAAGTTACCAGAACGTCACACCCAACCAGGAGACAATTTATGTACGAGTAGATGACCCTGTTTATCCAGACTGTTACACTACCACAAGTTTCGATTTAGTTATCAATACCTTACCGGCACTAGTCGGTGTGCCGGCATTACAGGTCTGTGATGATGACATGGACGGTTTCGT
Protein-coding sequences here:
- the yidD gene encoding membrane protein insertion efficiency factor YidD, with protein sequence MKKILTYPFLFLIKVYQTVISPFTPATCRYQPTCSHYAKEALEVHGFFKGGWLAIKRIFSCHPWGGSGFDPVPPKED
- the cysS gene encoding cysteine--tRNA ligase — protein: MSLFNQQQIKIYNTLSGEKEIFQPIADGYVGLYVCGPTVYSNVHLGNVRTFMSFDMIFRYLKHLGYKVRYVRNITDAGHLENDGDIGEDKITKKARLEAIEPMEIVQRYTVDFHNVLNTFNFLPPSIEPTATGHIIEQIELIQSIIDNGFAYIVNGSVYFDVHKYNESNEYGILSKRKLEDLIHNTRALDGQSDKKNPQDFALWKKAEPTHIMRWPSPWSDGFPGWHLECTAMSTKYLGDYFDIHGGGMDLKFPHHECEIAQNQAAKGQAPVKYWMHANMLELNGARMSKSTGNYINPAELLSGDNDIMSKAYNPSVIRFFMMQASYRSVLDLTDDGLAAAEKGFHRFMDAIGLIDKLKTSSSSSFNIAEWKQKCYDAMNDDFNTPILIATLFEGVKFINQVKDGSASITSDDLELLKETIKTFVFDVLGLVNISKESTGSDKLSGAVEILIKLRKEARLNKDFALSDKIRDELAEAGIQLNDSREGTTFTF
- the folE gene encoding GTP cyclohydrolase I FolE, with the protein product MKIESDFNDIDALGDDHIGSSSETPLRADAFKLSRNDKIDIIKDDVKHILETLGLDLSDDSLKGTPNRVAKMFVNEIFGGLDPDKKPSASTFDNKYKYGEMLVEKNITVYSTCEHHLLPIVGRAHVAYISNGTVVGLSKMNRIVDYFAKRPQVQERLTIQIVKELQNVLNTEDVACVIDAKHLCVNSRGIRDIESSTVTSEFGGKFKEKETRREFLDYIKLDTHF